A window of the Podospora bellae-mahoneyi strain CBS 112042 chromosome 6, whole genome shotgun sequence genome harbors these coding sequences:
- a CDS encoding hypothetical protein (EggNog:ENOG503P1DU; COG:S): MGKARKNRVRASRADPIARASKPPTDPELAKLRESKILPILKDLKNPEAKSRTQAAGAIANIVQDAKTRKLLLREQVVHIVLTETLTDNSIDSRAAGWEILKVLAEEEEADFCVHLYRLDILTAIEHAAKAILDTLTSTEPVFSKLTKAQQRIVWEISSSLLALLNLLGMAREEITTAIVANQTIVRFLFRLSASESTPQEIYEETLSCLTTLSEDNLELGQAMTNDQETRCYDVLLKLASGSGPRSVMACGVLHNVFSSLQWLDHSPGKDGACDAVLIGTLTRALEHVPSASAVANGNANQGAVVQLALEILASIGADLQETLEKGNRSQPKEEEWNGLEDKPEGDDAMDVDGASNAGDGDDEDKEDDEEDDDMNEDEEDDDDDIADLEADMEKVTGADDPLDSGDLDDLPTLGAFIQQAIPQLVRLSNIQIDGEENLAIQSNALTALNNIAWTVSCIDFSESENSNIYDAWYPAAKKIWVKAITPIVEADNADLDLATQIASLAWAIARSLGANVPLTPGQHRKFIALYQAAKNQPKPEEGKEVDPLQGLGVKCVGILGSLARDTAPIDLNREIGVFLITLLQSCEQDKTIPPADVVEAVNQIFDIYGDEATENDKEVFWKEGFHKHLEEFLPKLRALAKGIDKRAQGELRDKADEAVLNLVRFLKYKKTHAPKEGKQKEERVLNKKAMAMR, from the exons ATGGGCAAAGCAAGAAAGAACAGAGTGCGTGCCAGCCGCGCAGACCCCATCGCAAGGGCTTCAAAACCACCAACTGATCCAGAGCTTGCAAAGCTCCGTGAGAGCAAAATTCTCCCCATTCTCAAGGATCTCAAGAACCCCGAAGCCAAATCAAGAACACAGGCTGCcggcgccatcgccaacatcgTTCAAGATGCCAAAACCAGAAAGCTGCTTCTCAGGGAGCAGGTTGTTCACATTGTTCTCACCGAGACACTCACCGACAACAGCATCGACAGCCGAGCTGCTGGCTGGGAGATTCTCAAGGTTCTcgctgaggaagaggaggccgaTTTCTGTGTACACCTATACAGACTCGACATTCTGACTGCCATCGAGCATGCTGCCAAAGCT ATTCTTGACACACTCACATCAACTGAGCCTGTCTTCtccaagctcaccaaggcTCAGCAACGTATTGTATGGGAGATCTCAAGCTCCCTTCTTGctctcctcaatcttctcgGCATGGCCCGCGAGGAGATCACCACCGCTATCGTGGCCAACCAAACCATCGTCAGATTCCTCTTCCGTCTGTCTGCCTCAGAGTCCACGCCGCAAGAGATCTATGAGGAGACCCTCTCCTGCCTGACGACACTTTCAGAAGACAACCTCGAGCTGGGCCAAGCCATGACGAACGACCAAGAAACTAGATGCTACGACGTCCTTCTCAAACTTGCCTCTGGCTCCGGTCCTCGATCGGTGATGGCGTGCGGTGTGCTTCACAATGTTTTCTCGTCATTACAATGGCTCGACCACAGCCCCGGGAAGGACGGCGCTTGCGATGCAGTTCTTATTGGAACCCTCACTCGTGCATTGGAACATGTACCTTCGGCGAGCGCTGTGGCTAATGGGAACGCCAACCAGGGAGCTGTTGTCCAATTAGCTTTGGAGATTTTGGCTTCTATCGGTGCTGATTTGCAGGAGACCCTTGAGAAGGGCAACCGTTCTCAaccaaaggaggaggaatggAACGGACTTGAGGACAAGCCTGAGGGTGACGACGCGATGGATGTGGACGGAGCTTCCAATGCCGGGGAcggtgatgacgaagacaaggaggacgatgaggaggatgacgacatgaatgaagacgaggaggatgatgatgacgatatTGCCGATCTGGAAGCCGATATGGAAAAGGTAACAGGAGCCGACGACCCACTTGACTCTGGAGATCTGGACGACCTTCCCACGCTCGGCGCCTTCATTCAACAAGCTATCCCGCAATTGGTTCGTCTATCCAATATTCAGATTGATGGCGAAGAGAACCTCGCCATCCAGTCAAACGCCCTGACGGCCCTCAACAATATTGCCTGGACCGTCTCATGCATCGACTTCTCTGAGAGCGAAAACTCCAACATCTATGATGCGTGGTATCCAGCCGCCAAAAAGATTTGGGTCAAGGCCATCACTCCCATCGTCGAGGCTGATAATGCTGATCTCGACCTCGCCACCCAAATAGCCAGTCTTGCCTGGGCTATTGCCCGCAGCTTGGGTGCAAATGTACCGTTGACTCCAGGCCAACATCGCAAGTTCATTGCGCTCTACCAGGCCGCGAAGAACCAGCCAAAAccagaagaaggaaaggaggTTGACCCCCTCCAGGGTCTGGGCGTCAAGTGCGTTGGTATCCTTGGGTCTTTGGCCAGGGACACAGCTCCTATTGATCTCAACCGCGAGATTGGCGTCTTTTTGATCACTCTCCTCCAGAGCTGTGAGCAGGACAAGACCATCCCACCGGCTGATGTTGTAGAGGCTGTCAACCAGATTTTTGACATTTATGGTGATGAGGCCACGGAAAATGATAAGGAGGTGTTCTGGAAGGAGGGCTTCCATAAGCATCTGGAGGAGTTTTTGCCCAAGTTGAGAGCGTTGGCGAAGGGAATTGATAAGAGGGCGCagggggagttgagggatAAGGCGGATGAGGCGGTGTTGAATTTGGTGAGGTTTTTGAAGTATAAGAAGACTCATGCGCCCAAGGAGGggaagcagaaggaggagagggtgttgaatAAGAAGGCTATGGCTATGAGGTAG
- a CDS encoding hypothetical protein (EggNog:ENOG503NZBG) gives MGLFTNNDDAMVKKDDDLRRGKTLPTRAPWVPASAPRTPPRKTIKRLVVALAVGFFVYLFIKNLPPMDDQVRRDYRHPRYSDRKPGKQPGPMPKMKPPPPERIPEKPVVKDIPSEQPAAVMVTPVVTDTTTNARTYDGPIYFRKLAATLQAIESSTSGYSAVNKNVLFAAASLKSASVLLPMACKMGTELRSYVHFALMGGSEIDLDELQAVNGIDESCQIIFHDARPDYASTSTLSRLETCATRGLYHIYKYMHPQVLFLDASGVEEHYFLDGIRKQADVSGVPIIELPKNAHSRLSWMTKLDSSSLAAWNRISVDILIHAPPVGSGSLIRLLQSLSAADFSAGPTPHLTIELPHDIDRATTEFLRDFSWPPSRTHSLSNVRQLTLRHRIPRARLTEEESSVRLLESFWPVSPRYSHVLVLSPQVQLSPGFFHYLKFTLLEYLYSSNSLLQSWDSRLLGISLDLPPTTLADTSKSFSPPAPKPMKQAKDSKKPSLSSQTSSSAPFLWQSPNSNAMLYFGTKWTELHSLVSNTIEHQHSTSSLSKFFTTKTVSKRYPSWMEHALRLSRAKGYFALYPSEATAKYLATTHNELFKGPEEYEKELEVDDGRGDEVRLTSGPLLETVRLLGFDEMPIVSWEGKETGLEGLDEGAEEYVGEFRKAVGGRCEGWEGAEVGQRLGVGGLFCLSGE, from the exons ATGGGACTTTTcaccaacaacgacgacgcaATGGTTAAGAAGGACGATGATCTCAGGCGGGGGAAGACGCTTCCCACTCGCGCACCATGGGTACCAGCTTCAGCACCCAGAACGCCCCCGCGCAAAACGATCAAGCGGCTCGTGGTTGCTTTGGCTGTGGGATTCTTCGTCTATTTGTTCATCAAGAATCTACCGCCAATGGATGATCAAGTACGCAGAGACTACAGGCATCCGAGATATTCAGATCGCAAGCCGGGAAAACAGCCAGGCCCGATGCCAAAGATGAAGCCCCCACCACCTGAGCGCATACCGGAGAAGCCCGTGGTGAAGGACATCCCGAGTGAACAGCCTGCTGCTGTTATGGTAACCCCTGTCGTAACTGACACTACTACCAACGCCAGAACATATGATGGCCCTATTTACTTCAGGAAGCTGGCTGCGACATTACAAGCCATTGAGAGCAGTACGAGCGGCTACAGCGCGGTGAATAAGAATGTGCTGTTTGCCGCTGCTAGCTTGAAGAGCGCCTCAGTCTTGCTCCCAATGGCATGCAAGATGGGGACTGAGCTTCGAAGCTATGTGCACTTTGCGTTGATGGGTGGTAGTGAGATTGATTTGGATGAACTTCAAGCTGTTAACGGCATCGACGAGTCCTGCCAGATCATCTTTCACG ATGCGAGGCCTGATTAtgcctcaacctcgacattGAGCCGCCTCGAAACATGTGCTACACGTGGATTAT ACCACATTTACAAGTATATGCATCCTCAAGTTCTGTTTCTTGATGCTTCTGGTGTGGAAGAGCACTATTTTCTCGATGGCATCCGCAAACAAGCAGACGTCTCTGGAGTGCCCATTATTGAGCTGCCCAAGAATGCTCACTCACGGTTATCTTGGATGACGAAACTCGATAGCTCGTCGTTGGCGGCTTGGAATAGGATCAGCGTCGATATACTGATCCATGCGCCACCTGTAGGCTCTGGTAGCCTGATTCGATTGCTTCAATCATTATCAGCAGCTGATTTCTCAGCGGGCCCAACgcctcacctcaccatcGAACTTCCTCATGACATTGATCGGGCTACGACAGAATTCTTGAGGGACTTTAGTTGGCCACCAAGCCGCACACACAGCCTTTCCAATGTGCGGCAACTTACACTCAGACATCGCATACCTCGGGCTAGATTGACCGAAGAAGAAAGTTCGGTCCGTCTTCTCGAGTCCTTCTGGCCGGTCAGTCCGCGATACTCTCACGTGCTGGTACTATCACCCCAAGTCCAGCTATCGCCTGGATTCTTTCACT ACCTGAAATTCACTCTGTTGGAATATCTCTACTCATCCaattccctcctccaaagctGGGATTCCCGCCTGCTCGGTATCAGCCTCGACCTGCCCCCCACAACGCTAGCAGACACCTCAAAGTCATTCAGCCCACCTGCTCCCAAACCCATGAAACAGGCCAAAGACTCCAAAAAGCCATCACTATCCTCTCAAACGTCTAGCTCAGCTCCTTTCCTGTGGCAgtcccccaacagcaacgccATGCTCTACTTCGGCACTAAGTGGACAGAACTCCACTCTCTTGTATCGAACACTATCGAACATCAACACTCTACCTCGTCCCTCTCAAAATTtttcaccaccaagaccgtTAGCAAGAGGTATCCCTCCTGGATGGAACACGCCCTCAGGCTTTCAAGAGCAAAGGGGTATTTCGCGCTGTATCCTAGTGAGGCTACTGCTAAATACTTGGCTACGACGCATAATGAGTTGTTTAAGGGGCCGGAGGAGTacgagaaggagctggaggtaGATGATGGGAGAGGAGATGAGGTCAGGCTCACGTCTGGGCCGCTGTTGGAGACGGTGcggttgttggggtttgaTGAGATGCCAATTGTGAGTTGGGAGGGCAAGGAAAcgggtttggaggggttggatgagggggcggaggagtaTGTTGGGGAGTTTAGGAAggcggttggggggaggtgtgaggggtgggagggggcggaggtggggcagaggttgggggtggggggtttgttttgtttgagTGGGGAGTGA
- a CDS encoding hypothetical protein (COG:S; EggNog:ENOG503P439) — protein sequence MMPSIYPTIPNTLFIPPDQNPAMSDQIDEEDLTRSSLCCQPLASLTRPVDVHQITDRDPLARAFFHPPLFGPLIFNNESSDCRDHCANERTFLSYLRLSIYMAIVSVAIVLSFHLRKTATETELRMAYPLGAVFWALSVSCLGVGLANYIKTVNKYSRRAAIVQTGWKTQTVMACIALCIVGACVSLLVINKLNEGADE from the exons ATGATGCCCTCTATCTATCCAACCATCCCAAATACACTTTTCATCCCTCCAGACCAAAATCCAGCCATGAGCGATCAAATAGACGAGGAAGACCTCACCCGGTCGAGTTTGTGTTGTCAGCCATTGGCTTCACTGACAAGGCCGGTGGATGTTCACCAGATTACAGA CCGCGACCCCCTCGCCAGagccttcttccacccccctctaTTCGGCCCCCTAATCTTCAACAACGAATCCTCCGACTGCCGCGACCACTGCGCCAACGAGCGCACCTTTCTCTCTTACCTCCGGTTATCGATTTACATGGCCATTGTCTCCGTCGCGATAGTCCTGTCCTTTCATCTGCGGAAAACAGCGACAGAGACCGAGTTGAGGATGGCGTATCCCTTGGGGGCGGTTTTCTGGGCGTTGAGTGTGAGCTGTCTTGGGGTGGGCTTGGCGAATTATATCA AAACGGTGAATAAGTACAGCAGGAGGGCGGCGATTGTGCAGACGGGGTGGAAGACGCAGACT GTGATGGCTTGCATAGCGCTGTGTATCGTCGGCGCGTGCGtgtcgttgttggtgatAAATAAGTTGAATGAGGGGGCTGACGAGTGA
- the ssb2 gene encoding Replication factor A protein 2 (EggNog:ENOG503P0CR; COG:L) — translation MTSYGGYQRTGYGAQGGDEGGGFMSGSQQGSQGQSKRSTIDEYLRPVTIKQIHDAKAGYNESEITIDGFPVSTVTLVGQVRSVQPQTTNITYKIDDGTSGTIDVKKWVDLEKSESGAETPFSLDTWVRVLGRLSSFNGKIHVGAHHVRVIDDYNEVSYHLLESTYVHVCISRGLPGGPWPQKEGVAAGGHGRGDSDSMFIDSGNGYSGDAAAANARVASCSRQAKSLYQFMQSDPRSIEGINVVDVMAGSGMGKRDVLAAADELLGNGIVYTTVDDETWAILET, via the exons ATGA CATCATACGGCGGGTATCAAAGAACGGGCTATGGCGCCCAAggcggtgatgagggcggcggcttcATGAGCGGTTCCCAGCAAGGCAGTCAGGGTCAATCAAAGAGG AGCACAATCGACGAGTACCTCCGCCCAGTAACTATCAAGCAAATCCACGACGCCAAAGCCGGCTACAACGAGTCCGAGATCACCATCGATGGCTTCCCCGTCAGCACAGTCACCCTTGTCGGCCAAGTGCGCTCCGtccaaccccaaaccacaAACATCACGTACAAGATCGACGACGGCACCAGCGGTACCATCGACGTCAAGAAATGGGTCGACCTTGAAAAGTCCGAATCAGGCGCCGAGACCCCCTTTAGCCTTGACACCTGGGTCCGTGTTCTCGGTAGACTCTCGAGCTTCAACGGCAAGATCCACGTTGGCGCACACCATGTCCGAGTGATCGACGATTATAACGAGGTCAGCTATCATTTGTTGGAGTCTACCTATGTGCATGTCTGCATCTCGAGGGGTTTACCTGGTGGTCCTTGGCCACAAAAAGAGGgtgtggctgctggtggtcATGGTAGAGGGGACTCTGACAGCATGTTCATCGACAGCGGGAATGGGTATTCAGGTGATGCTGCGGCGGCTAATGCTAGGGTGGCGTCTTGCTCGAGACAGGCCAAGTCGTTGTATCAGTTCATGCAGAGCGATCCAAGATCGATAGAAGGGATCAATGTAGTTGATGTCATGGCTGGGTCTGGGATGGGCAAGAGGGATGTGCTTGCAGCGGCGGATGAGTTGTTGGGCAACGGTATTGTCTATACcactgttgatgatgagaccTGGGCCATTCTCGAGACATAA
- a CDS encoding hypothetical protein (EggNog:ENOG503NWZM; COG:K) yields the protein MATSTTTTTTTKTTTATSNPSATTIPLSTSSTTTNSGGNGSSSGVKVLATLTKRSLLPAAWNTQVRTVQTHECREAALSLAHAFQADDYARYLVDIESNPAVESPLSNDDSATTSGGVTFTWAGFGGEAKGRQGKGAAEDKWNLHVDILTYTVASHCIGGGLVTTVGEDFDSVALWVPPNPPPSLDSYLTHFRSGLWRLHFQLCAEGRRRLFDEILPLLHDTKREVLGPEKENDAWYLVYLGTKPRSQGRGLGGRLLRDGMMRADREGRQMYLESSSAVNNEYYKKFGFEIKKEIYLKRGRWPVRLTIMVREPGATGKGRRVGNVVG from the exons ATGGCgacgtcaaccaccaccaccacaacaacaaaaacaacaaccgcgacctccaacccctccgccacgACGATTCCActctccacctcatcaacaacaacaaacagtggtgggaatggcagCAGTAGTGGCGTGAAAGTCCTCGCAACGCTCACCAAacgctccctcctccccgcagCCTGGAACACCCAAGTGCGCACCGTCCAAACCCACGAATGCCGCGAGGCGGCCCTCAGTCTCGCGCACGCGTTCCAGGCGGATGACTACGCGAGGTATCTGGTGGATATCGAGAGCAACCCCGCTGTTGAATCCCCTCTTTCCAACGATGATTCCGCCACCACATCTGGAGGGGTGACATTCACCTGGGCTGGTTTCGGCGGCGAGGCAAAGGGACGACAGGGCAAGGGTGCGGCGGAAGACAAATGGAACCTTCACGTCGATATCCTGACTTACACCGTCGCCTCTCACTGCATCGGCGGGGGGCTTGTGAcgacggtgggggaggatttTGATAGTGTTGCTCTTTG ggtaccacccaacccacccccctccctcgacaGCTACCTAACCCACTTCCGCTCTGGGCTCTGGCGTCTGCACTTCCAACTCTGCGCTGAAGGCCGTCGCCGTCTCTTTGATGAGATCCTCCCTCTGCTTCACGACACCAAGCGGGAGGTCTTGGGcccggagaaggagaatgatGCTTGGTATTTGGTTTACTTGGGCACTAAACCGAGATCTCAGGGGAGGGGCTTGGGGGGACGGTTGCTgagggatgggatgatgagggcggatagggaggggaggcagatGTACCTTGAGTCGAGCTCGGCGGTGAATAATGAGTATTACAAGAAGTTTGGGTttgagatcaagaaggagatttatttgaagagggggaggtggccgGTTAGGTTGACTATCATGGTGCGGGAGCCGGGCGCgacggggaaggggaggagggttggcAACGTTGTTGGTTGA
- the IDI1 gene encoding isopentenyl-diphosphate delta-isomerase idi1 (EggNog:ENOG503NU8E; BUSCO:EOG0926458I; COG:Q) encodes MSVTTIETQTRSVPITAETILSLFPDIDTSGEALEGHDEEQIRLMDEVCIVTDENDMPIGTASKKLCHLMTNIDKGLLHRAFSVFLFNDKNELLLQQRASEKITFPDMWTNTCCSHPLHMASETGSNLEDSVLGVKNAARRKLDHELGIKKEQVPLEDFHFLTRIHYKAPSDGKWGEHEIDYILFIKANVDLNPSPNEVKDVQYVSAEKLKQLFEDPSLKFTPWFKLICNSMLFEWWANLDTGLDKYKNEQEIRRM; translated from the exons ATGtctgtcaccaccatcgagACCCAGACGCGCAGCGTCCCCATCACAGCCGAGACCATCCTTAGCCTCTTCCCCGATATCGACACCAGCGGCGAGGCGCTCGAGGGCCACGATGAGGAGCAGATCCGCTTGATGGACGAGGTCTGCATCGTGACAGATGAGAATGATATGCCGATCGGAACTGCCAGCAAGAAGCTTT GCCACCTCATGACGAACATCGACAAGGGACTCTTGCACCGCGCCTTctccgtcttcctcttcaacgaCAAGAACGAGCTGCTTCTTCAGCAGCGTGCCTCCGAGAAGATTACCTTCCCGGACATGTGGACCAACACCTGCTGCTCGCACCCGCTGCACATGGCGAGCGAGACCGGGTCCAACCTGGAGGACTCTGTTTTGGGCGTCAAGAATGCTGCGCGACGGAAGTTGGACCACGAATTGggcatcaagaaggagcaggtcCCCCTGGAGGACTTTCACTTCCTGACACGCATTCACTACAAGGCGCCAAGCGACGGGAAATGGGGCGAGCACGAGA TCGACTACATTCTCTTCATCAAGGCGAATGTCGATCTTAACCCCAGCCCGAACGAGGTCAAGGACGTACAGTATGTCTCTGCCGAGAAGCTGAAGCAGCTCTTTGAGGATCCTTCCCTTAAGTTCACGCCTTGGTTCAAGCTGATCTGCAACTCGATGCTGTTTGAGTGGTGGGCGAACTTGGACACCGGGCTCGACAAGTACAAGAACGAGCAGGAGATCCGCCGCATGTAG